The Shewanella sp. NFH-SH190041 genome has a window encoding:
- the rsxA gene encoding electron transport complex subunit RsxA produces MSEYLLLLIGTVLVNNFVLVKFLGLCPFMGVSSKLESAIGMSMATTFVMTLASILSYLVNVYLLVPFELGYLRTMAFILVIAVVVQFTEMVVQKTSATLYRALGIYLPLITTNCAVLGVALLNINENHNFMQSAIYGFAAALGFSLVLILFSAMRERLAAADVPAPFKGGAIAMITAGLMSLAFMGFAGLVK; encoded by the coding sequence ATGAGCGAATATCTCCTGTTGTTGATCGGTACTGTACTGGTCAACAATTTCGTATTGGTAAAATTCCTTGGTTTATGTCCATTTATGGGGGTCTCCAGCAAACTGGAATCCGCCATCGGCATGTCTATGGCCACCACCTTTGTTATGACGCTGGCCTCGATTTTAAGCTATCTGGTCAACGTCTACCTGCTGGTTCCCTTTGAGTTGGGCTACCTCAGAACCATGGCGTTCATTCTGGTTATCGCCGTAGTGGTACAGTTTACGGAAATGGTGGTACAAAAAACCAGTGCCACTCTATACCGGGCACTGGGGATCTATTTGCCCCTGATCACCACTAACTGTGCCGTGCTGGGTGTGGCCTTACTCAATATCAATGAAAATCACAACTTTATGCAATCTGCTATCTACGGGTTTGCTGCTGCACTGGGTTTTTCTCTGGTTCTCATTCTATTCTCTGCAATGCGTGAACGCCTGGCGGCGGCCGATGTGCCAGCCCCTTTTAAAGGCGGTGCCATCGCGATGATCACTGCAGGCCTGATGTCCCTAGCATTTATGGGATTTGCGGGGCTGGTAAAATAA
- a CDS encoding EAL domain-containing protein, translating into MGYTKRTAFFLLLIFCTIATLDYWQNSKHWHAHVQRNQQQITNTLQSVIDTPNDNPARKIYTQLSELFAIEFYQFRQLQTGVTLTHGQNLPRQRELSTLLFPAPSTTHYHLTINGVPTDITVKVILSPNVLYQRTLGLAGLLGSTWLLFVLYLLILGIGQRKKISYLSSYISQLASLTFTPVQASRLKGAYRPVAVALEQCRKTLQHKISQFESENAKLNQVAFIDPMTGFGSQQKFTQLLDKLAKNKEHISGMLALIKATELSSINQANGRDAGDDYLTHIAHCLRQVGQTVPAAQYFRIASGDFILYLPELTLSNTPLISAKLQTSLNHYQQNTQLNTIAHTGLVPCQSGPAALHVLTRADIAVSIAQTQGPNAIYILQSSDEHAPDAEQWQNELRNLIRERRIKLQQQPISAGQQKGDCYTELLATFYNPQHSALPTRTVIAMAERYALGTELDKLIIATAVHSLSQNAALRGSFGINISPTSIISNDFLAWLKQLLSRHTSLASRLVFELPENGMQTNLPAAYRFVRLIHSLGARVAIERFGNSYTAFKFFREVKPDFIKLDSNYSRNIAEDSNNQFFIRMIVDIARRMGIRVIATAVEQQHEKMMLEKLLLDGLQGYYIARPQPLSAQAETPNHQRDTAQI; encoded by the coding sequence ATGGGTTACACCAAGCGAACTGCTTTTTTTTTACTGCTGATTTTCTGCACTATCGCGACACTCGACTACTGGCAAAATAGCAAACACTGGCACGCCCATGTTCAGCGTAATCAGCAACAGATCACGAATACGCTGCAAAGCGTTATCGATACACCAAACGATAATCCTGCAAGGAAAATCTACACTCAGCTTTCAGAGCTATTCGCAATCGAGTTTTATCAATTCAGACAATTGCAAACTGGGGTCACGCTTACCCATGGGCAAAATCTGCCTAGGCAACGCGAATTAAGCACCTTGCTGTTTCCAGCACCAAGCACAACACATTATCACCTGACCATTAATGGCGTCCCGACGGACATTACCGTTAAAGTTATTCTGTCGCCAAATGTGCTTTATCAGCGCACCCTCGGCTTGGCCGGGCTGCTGGGCAGCACTTGGCTTCTCTTTGTGTTGTACTTATTGATACTTGGCATTGGGCAGCGAAAAAAAATCAGCTATTTATCTTCTTATATCAGTCAATTAGCCTCACTAACATTTACGCCAGTACAAGCATCTCGGCTAAAAGGGGCATATCGGCCTGTCGCCGTTGCTTTGGAGCAATGCCGTAAAACGTTGCAACATAAGATCAGTCAATTTGAATCTGAAAATGCCAAACTTAATCAAGTCGCATTTATTGACCCGATGACGGGGTTTGGTAGTCAACAAAAATTCACCCAGTTACTTGATAAGCTGGCAAAAAATAAAGAGCACATCTCAGGAATGCTGGCACTGATAAAAGCAACGGAGCTTTCCAGTATCAATCAAGCCAATGGCCGGGATGCCGGTGATGATTACCTCACTCATATTGCCCATTGTCTGCGTCAAGTTGGGCAAACTGTCCCTGCGGCGCAGTATTTTCGCATTGCCAGTGGCGATTTTATTCTCTATTTACCAGAGCTCACCCTCAGTAATACCCCGCTTATCAGCGCAAAACTGCAAACAAGCCTTAACCATTACCAGCAAAATACACAACTTAATACCATTGCCCACACGGGACTGGTCCCCTGCCAGAGTGGCCCGGCTGCACTACACGTATTAACCCGAGCCGATATTGCAGTATCCATTGCCCAGACCCAGGGCCCCAATGCCATATATATATTGCAATCATCGGATGAGCATGCTCCAGACGCCGAGCAATGGCAAAACGAGCTGCGCAATTTAATCCGTGAACGGCGCATCAAACTACAGCAACAACCTATCAGCGCCGGACAACAAAAAGGCGATTGTTACACCGAATTACTGGCGACATTTTATAATCCGCAGCACAGCGCCCTTCCCACACGCACCGTAATTGCGATGGCGGAGCGCTATGCCCTTGGGACTGAGTTGGATAAACTCATTATTGCAACAGCGGTTCACAGCCTAAGCCAAAATGCCGCATTAAGGGGCAGCTTTGGCATCAATATCAGTCCCACCAGTATTATCAGCAATGATTTTCTCGCTTGGTTAAAGCAGCTCCTCAGTCGCCATACCAGTTTGGCATCCAGATTAGTATTTGAATTGCCTGAAAATGGCATGCAAACCAACCTCCCGGCAGCCTACCGTTTTGTTCGACTGATCCACAGCCTTGGGGCCCGCGTTGCTATCGAACGCTTCGGTAACAGTTATACCGCGTTTAAGTTTTTCCGTGAGGTAAAACCGGACTTTATAAAATTAGACAGTAACTACAGCCGCAATATCGCCGAAGATAGCAATAACCAGTTCTTTATTCGTATGATCGTCGATATTGCCCGGCGTATGGGCATCAGGGTTATCGCCACGGCCGTAGAACAGCAGCATGAAAAAATGATGCTGGAAAAACTGCTGCTTGATGGGTTGCAGGGCTATTATATCGCCCGCCCGCAGCCATTATCTGCTCAGGCAGAGACGCCAAACCACCAAAGAGACACTGCTCAAATTTGA
- the uvrB gene encoding excinuclease ABC subunit UvrB translates to MSDTVFRLESQYQPAGDQPSAIAQLVDGIESGLARQTLLGVTGSGKTFTVANVIKSLGRPTIIMAPNKTLAAQLYGEMKEFFPHNAVEYFVSYYDYYQPEAYVPASNTFIEKDASVNAHIEQMRLSATKALLERKDVVLIASVSAIYGLGDPDSYLKMLLHLRQGDLMGQRDILQRLSELQYTRNDMDFQRGTFRVRGEVIDIFPADSDRDAIRVELFDDEIERLSEFDPLTGQIVKRIARTTVYPKTHYVTPREKILAATEQIKEELVLRKQQLLDNHKLIEAQRITERVQYDLEMMIELGYCSGIENYSRYLSGRAEGEGPPTLLDYLPADGLLVIDESHVTVPQIGAMYKGDRSRKETLVEYGFRLPSALDNRPLKFEEFESLMPQTIFVSATPGNYELDKSDGEIAEQVVRPTGLLDPEIEVRPVGTQVDDLLSEVGKRTAVNERILVTTLTKRMAEDLTEYLDEHGVRVRYLHSDIDTVERVEIIRDLRLGMFDVLVGINLLREGLDMPEVSLVCVLDADKEGFLRSERSLIQTIGRAARNINGKVILYADRITDSMGKAMGETARRREKQHEFNLAHGIVPKGVSKKVTDVMDLGDSEKDKRYHSPKSSSSSLRRVAESGESYQGQSMAELSHEIDRLEKQMQEHARNLEFEQAVVLRDKVRELRSRLVSN, encoded by the coding sequence GTGTCTGACACTGTGTTTCGATTGGAATCCCAATACCAGCCTGCTGGAGATCAGCCTAGCGCCATTGCTCAATTAGTTGACGGCATTGAATCCGGATTAGCCCGGCAAACATTGCTCGGCGTGACCGGCTCAGGTAAAACCTTTACCGTCGCTAATGTAATTAAGTCCCTTGGCCGTCCAACCATTATTATGGCGCCAAATAAAACCTTGGCCGCCCAGCTATACGGCGAGATGAAAGAGTTTTTCCCCCATAATGCGGTGGAATATTTTGTCTCTTATTATGATTATTATCAGCCGGAAGCTTATGTCCCCGCGTCTAACACTTTTATTGAAAAAGACGCTTCGGTAAATGCTCATATTGAGCAGATGCGGTTATCTGCTACCAAAGCACTGTTAGAGCGCAAAGATGTCGTACTTATCGCTTCTGTCTCTGCCATTTATGGTTTGGGTGACCCCGACTCGTATCTAAAGATGCTGTTGCATTTGCGTCAGGGAGACTTGATGGGGCAGCGGGATATATTGCAGCGGCTTAGTGAGCTGCAATATACCCGCAATGATATGGATTTTCAGCGTGGTACTTTTCGAGTACGCGGCGAGGTGATTGATATTTTCCCCGCTGACTCAGATCGGGATGCGATTCGGGTTGAGCTATTTGATGATGAAATTGAGCGGCTCAGTGAATTTGATCCTTTAACTGGGCAGATAGTGAAACGGATTGCCCGAACAACGGTGTATCCAAAAACTCACTATGTGACCCCCAGAGAAAAAATTCTAGCAGCAACAGAGCAGATAAAAGAAGAGCTGGTACTGCGTAAACAGCAGTTGTTAGATAATCATAAATTGATCGAAGCTCAGCGCATTACTGAGCGGGTACAGTATGACTTGGAGATGATGATTGAGCTGGGGTATTGCTCTGGTATCGAGAATTACTCCCGTTATCTGTCTGGCCGGGCAGAAGGTGAAGGCCCACCAACATTATTGGATTATCTGCCAGCAGATGGCCTGTTGGTTATCGATGAATCCCATGTCACTGTGCCACAGATTGGCGCAATGTATAAAGGGGATCGTTCTCGCAAAGAGACACTGGTGGAATATGGTTTTCGTCTGCCGTCGGCACTGGATAACCGGCCGCTGAAATTTGAAGAGTTTGAGTCATTGATGCCTCAGACGATCTTTGTTTCCGCCACCCCTGGTAATTATGAGCTGGATAAAAGTGACGGCGAAATCGCAGAGCAGGTGGTCCGGCCAACCGGGTTACTTGATCCTGAAATTGAAGTGCGTCCAGTTGGCACCCAGGTGGATGACTTACTCTCAGAAGTTGGTAAACGTACTGCGGTGAACGAGCGGATACTGGTGACGACGCTGACCAAACGTATGGCAGAGGATTTAACCGAGTATCTTGATGAGCATGGCGTACGAGTGCGTTATCTGCATTCGGATATCGATACTGTTGAGCGGGTAGAAATTATCCGCGATCTGCGCTTGGGCATGTTTGATGTATTGGTTGGCATCAACCTACTACGGGAAGGGTTGGATATGCCTGAAGTGTCACTGGTGTGTGTGCTGGATGCGGACAAAGAAGGCTTTTTGCGTTCAGAACGTTCTTTGATCCAGACCATTGGCCGCGCGGCCCGCAATATCAATGGCAAGGTCATTCTCTATGCTGATCGTATTACCGATTCCATGGGCAAAGCTATGGGGGAAACAGCCCGTCGACGGGAAAAGCAGCATGAATTTAACTTGGCCCACGGCATTGTGCCAAAAGGTGTATCAAAGAAAGTTACAGATGTGATGGATCTTGGGGATAGTGAGAAAGATAAACGATATCATTCTCCTAAGTCGTCCTCATCCAGTCTGCGCCGGGTTGCTGAGTCAGGTGAGTCTTACCAAGGACAGAGTATGGCTGAACTGAGTCATGAAATTGACCGACTAGAGAAACAAATGCAGGAGCATGCCAGAAATCTGGAGTTTGAGCAGGCTGTGGTGTTAAGGGATAAGGTTCGCGAATTAAGGTCGCGACTGGTTTCCAATTAA
- a CDS encoding HAD family hydrolase, with the protein MKPLSTWQVMLLIILLPFTAIVQAAEPQALSLWRNPQQKERIVAFVTKVTDSHSPEYVAPADRIAVFDNDGTLWSEKPTYTQLTFSFDQVRQQAPAHPAWQTTPPYQWLLDGKLTSLFEHGWKALIPIMAQAQADITPAQYRQRVLDWLAQARSPRFNRPYTELVYQPMIELLDYLQAHDFTVYIVTGAGSAFVQPWSQAIYHIPPQQVIGTTFGYEYQVIDGEAVLHKTAKLVSVNDGKQKPINIAMQIGKRPIMAVGNSTGDLPMLAWTAAQPRPYLNILVHHTDAKREWAYDSQTFEGKFTPELMQQAKARNWMVVDMQQDWQRIFPTAAEVRPLQ; encoded by the coding sequence TTGAAACCCTTATCGACCTGGCAAGTAATGCTACTGATAATACTCTTGCCTTTCACAGCCATCGTACAGGCCGCAGAGCCTCAGGCGCTTTCCTTGTGGCGTAACCCACAACAAAAAGAGCGGATTGTGGCTTTTGTCACCAAAGTTACCGATAGCCATTCACCAGAATATGTTGCACCAGCAGATCGTATTGCCGTATTCGATAATGACGGTACGCTTTGGTCAGAAAAGCCAACTTATACTCAGCTGACCTTTTCTTTTGATCAGGTTCGGCAACAAGCGCCCGCGCATCCAGCGTGGCAGACTACACCGCCTTATCAGTGGTTGCTTGATGGCAAGCTAACATCATTATTTGAGCATGGCTGGAAAGCGCTGATCCCCATTATGGCTCAGGCTCAAGCCGATATTACCCCGGCTCAATATCGTCAGCGGGTATTGGACTGGTTAGCACAAGCCCGCTCACCACGCTTTAATCGTCCTTATACTGAGCTGGTTTACCAGCCTATGATTGAGTTGCTAGATTATCTACAGGCCCATGACTTTACGGTCTATATCGTGACAGGTGCAGGCAGTGCCTTTGTGCAGCCTTGGAGTCAGGCGATTTATCATATCCCGCCACAGCAGGTAATCGGCACCACATTTGGCTATGAGTATCAAGTTATTGATGGTGAGGCTGTGCTGCATAAAACTGCAAAACTAGTTTCAGTGAATGATGGCAAGCAAAAACCGATCAATATCGCCATGCAAATAGGCAAAAGACCGATTATGGCGGTAGGGAACTCTACTGGGGATTTACCCATGTTGGCATGGACGGCAGCCCAGCCGCGGCCATATCTTAATATCTTGGTTCATCATACTGATGCCAAAAGGGAGTGGGCTTATGATAGTCAGACTTTTGAAGGCAAATTTACCCCAGAATTGATGCAGCAAGCTAAAGCACGAAACTGGATGGTGGTGGATATGCAGCAGGACTGGCAGCGGATTTTCCCAACCGCAGCAGAAGTGCGACCATTGCAATAA
- the rrtA gene encoding rhombosortase, translating into MQPRLSHALNSPWGVALLLTLLCPLLFTLGLADQLALRPHLIQQDEFYRLLSGHYLHTNLWHLLMNLAGLWIILAVFNLPFTFFSTLLLLLLLSGMIGLEIIWFFPAITGYVGLSGLLHGLFAFAALREGLLGIRLGWLLLGGIIAKVIYEQLAGASETMTTMINAKVAIDAHLAGVIAGVILAGGYSIYHRWRHSSDKSP; encoded by the coding sequence ATGCAACCACGCTTAAGCCACGCACTTAACTCTCCTTGGGGCGTAGCACTGCTTTTAACTCTGCTGTGCCCGCTACTGTTTACCCTGGGGCTAGCTGATCAGCTGGCTCTACGTCCCCATCTTATCCAGCAAGATGAGTTTTATCGACTGCTGAGCGGACATTATCTGCATACCAACTTATGGCATCTGCTGATGAACTTGGCCGGGCTGTGGATTATTCTGGCTGTGTTTAATTTGCCCTTTACCTTTTTCAGCACGCTATTGTTGCTTTTGCTGCTCAGTGGGATGATAGGACTAGAAATCATCTGGTTTTTCCCGGCAATTACCGGCTATGTTGGCCTGAGTGGTCTGCTGCACGGTCTGTTTGCCTTTGCAGCGCTGCGTGAAGGTCTGCTTGGGATACGTCTGGGCTGGCTACTGCTCGGTGGCATCATAGCTAAAGTCATCTATGAACAGCTTGCAGGTGCCAGTGAGACCATGACCACCATGATTAACGCCAAGGTGGCGATAGATGCCCATCTCGCGGGAGTTATCGCTGGCGTTATACTTGCGGGGGGCTATAGCATTTATCACCGGTGGCGTCATTCTAGTGATAAGTCGCCTTAG
- the queC gene encoding 7-cyano-7-deazaguanine synthase QueC, whose translation MSKAIVVFSGGQDSTTCVIQALSQYDEVHGITFDYGQRHRQEIEVAQQLAKQLGLTSHKVLDVGLLNELAISALTRDNIPVSNTLMDNGLPNTFVPGRNILFLTLAGIYAYQLGADAVITGVCETDFSGYPDCRNDFIKAMEQALVQGMDRPLALITPLMWLNKAETWALADKYGQLDLVRNHTLTCYNGIIGEGCHECPACKLRARGLHDYLADKETVMQALEQKCNHA comes from the coding sequence ATGTCAAAAGCCATTGTTGTTTTCAGCGGCGGCCAGGACTCCACCACCTGTGTGATCCAGGCGCTTTCCCAATATGATGAAGTTCACGGGATCACCTTCGATTACGGCCAACGTCACCGCCAAGAAATTGAAGTTGCACAGCAATTGGCCAAGCAACTGGGGTTAACCAGCCATAAAGTACTGGATGTTGGTCTATTAAATGAGTTGGCCATCAGCGCCCTGACCCGGGACAATATTCCGGTATCCAATACCTTGATGGACAACGGGCTGCCCAATACCTTTGTACCGGGTCGCAATATTCTGTTTTTAACACTGGCGGGAATATACGCTTATCAGCTAGGCGCAGATGCAGTCATTACCGGCGTCTGTGAGACTGACTTTTCCGGCTATCCTGATTGTCGTAATGATTTTATCAAAGCGATGGAACAGGCACTGGTGCAGGGAATGGATCGTCCTTTGGCGCTGATCACGCCCTTGATGTGGCTCAATAAAGCTGAAACCTGGGCGCTGGCAGACAAGTACGGTCAATTAGATTTGGTCCGCAATCATACTCTGACTTGTTATAACGGTATTATCGGCGAAGGCTGCCATGAATGTCCGGCCTGTAAACTGCGGGCCCGGGGTCTCCATGATTATCTCGCTGATAAAGAGACTGTTATGCAAGCTCTTGAGCAAAAATGCAACCACGCTTAA
- the queE gene encoding 7-carboxy-7-deazaguanine synthase QueE: MQYPVNEVFETIQGEGVYTGVPAIFVRLQGCPVGCAWCDTRHTWTLDEANKVPVAQVITVDGEQGRWAYLDAAGLLAAFAEKGFKAKHVVITGGEPCMHDLIPLTDALEQAGYQCQIETSGTFNVSCSQDTWVTVSPKINMKGGLAVQPQALVRANEIKHPVATQAHIDELDQLLRNVDISDKTICLQPISQKHRATELAMATCIARNWRLSVQTHKYINID; this comes from the coding sequence ATGCAGTATCCGGTAAATGAAGTATTTGAAACGATTCAGGGCGAAGGTGTGTACACTGGCGTCCCGGCGATTTTTGTCCGGCTGCAAGGGTGCCCGGTAGGCTGTGCCTGGTGTGATACCCGCCATACTTGGACCTTGGATGAGGCCAATAAGGTGCCAGTCGCGCAAGTGATTACCGTTGATGGCGAGCAGGGGCGCTGGGCTTACTTGGATGCGGCTGGATTGTTGGCCGCCTTTGCAGAAAAAGGATTTAAGGCCAAGCATGTGGTGATCACCGGTGGTGAGCCTTGTATGCACGACTTAATACCGCTCACTGATGCGCTTGAGCAGGCTGGTTACCAATGCCAGATTGAGACCAGTGGTACCTTTAATGTCAGTTGCTCTCAAGACACCTGGGTGACAGTATCCCCTAAGATTAATATGAAAGGTGGATTAGCGGTGCAGCCCCAAGCATTAGTGCGGGCAAATGAGATCAAGCATCCGGTAGCGACTCAAGCCCATATTGATGAGCTGGATCAATTGCTGCGCAATGTGGATATCAGTGACAAAACCATTTGTCTGCAACCCATCAGTCAAAAACATCGGGCGACCGAGTTGGCAATGGCCACCTGTATTGCCCGTAACTGGCGTTTATCCGTACAGACTCATAAATATATTAATATCGACTGA
- a CDS encoding PLP-dependent cysteine synthase family protein: MTQSWVHQAIGKIEADFQRSADTHLIKLDLPAIAGIDIYLKDESTHPTGSLKHRLARSLFLYALCNGWIDKDTPIIEASSGSTAVSEAYFARLLGLPFIAVMPRSTARRKIEQIEFYGGRCHFVAHSSEIYAESTRLAAELGGHYMDQFTYAERATDWRGNNNIANAIFEQMQKEPHPIPRWIVMSPGTGGTSATIGRYLKYQCLPSKLCVVDPENSVFYDYFQHRDNSLQSQSSSRIEGIGRPRVEPSFIPGVIDTMIKIPDTAAIAAIHWLEQQIGRKTGASTGTNLFGALLLAAKMKQAGDTGSIVTLICDPGERYLDTYYNPDWITEHIGCCQAMTDKLTAFNHSGELTL, translated from the coding sequence ATGACTCAATCTTGGGTGCATCAAGCCATTGGCAAAATCGAGGCCGATTTTCAACGCAGCGCCGATACTCACTTGATCAAGCTGGATCTGCCGGCCATTGCTGGCATTGATATATATCTTAAAGATGAAAGTACCCACCCCACGGGTAGCCTGAAGCATCGCCTGGCCCGCTCACTCTTTTTGTATGCCCTCTGTAACGGTTGGATTGATAAAGATACCCCGATTATTGAAGCTTCATCAGGCAGTACTGCGGTATCAGAAGCCTATTTTGCTCGCTTGCTGGGATTACCCTTTATCGCTGTGATGCCCCGCAGTACAGCTCGCCGCAAAATCGAACAGATTGAGTTCTATGGTGGTCGCTGTCATTTTGTCGCCCACAGCAGTGAGATCTACGCCGAGTCAACCAGATTAGCCGCTGAACTTGGGGGACACTATATGGATCAGTTTACTTACGCTGAGCGAGCAACGGATTGGCGCGGCAATAATAATATTGCCAATGCTATTTTTGAGCAGATGCAGAAAGAGCCCCACCCCATTCCGCGCTGGATTGTGATGAGCCCCGGCACCGGCGGCACTTCAGCAACCATTGGCCGTTACCTGAAATACCAGTGCCTGCCCAGCAAACTCTGTGTGGTAGATCCGGAAAATTCGGTGTTTTATGACTATTTCCAACACAGGGATAACAGCCTGCAAAGCCAAAGTAGCAGCCGAATAGAAGGTATTGGCCGCCCCCGGGTGGAACCATCATTTATTCCCGGCGTGATCGATACCATGATAAAGATCCCCGATACCGCCGCTATTGCAGCCATACATTGGTTAGAGCAGCAGATTGGCCGTAAAACTGGCGCATCCACCGGAACCAATCTGTTTGGTGCACTATTATTGGCGGCAAAGATGAAACAAGCTGGTGACACCGGCTCTATTGTCACCTTGATCTGTGATCCTGGCGAGCGATACCTCGATACCTATTACAACCCTGACTGGATTACTGAGCATATTGGCTGCTGTCAGGCCATGACAGATAAATTAACTGCGTTCAATCACAGTGGCGAACTGACGCTATAA
- a CDS encoding VC2046/SO_2500 family protein, translating into MLKIDSPINERLLGSRLNQALGQQRRGEFALLLAMLSQDVCQQSQFSGMTPSPDTSSLLYQQLDVPAPAPYLREITPDRPLINHAQQFYVGGMPCFRLQQCLTPEPVLSRGQQPAYMLDALLNTDLHTQRQARGESIPSAEIEMDFLQNLSLQKKLVI; encoded by the coding sequence ATGCTAAAAATCGATAGCCCCATTAATGAACGCCTACTTGGCTCCCGCCTGAACCAAGCGTTGGGGCAGCAACGGCGCGGCGAATTTGCGCTGTTATTGGCGATGTTGTCACAGGATGTTTGTCAGCAAAGTCAGTTTAGTGGCATGACACCATCGCCGGATACCTCTTCTTTATTATATCAGCAGCTAGATGTGCCTGCCCCTGCGCCTTATCTGAGGGAAATTACCCCAGATAGACCATTGATAAATCATGCCCAGCAGTTTTATGTCGGTGGAATGCCCTGTTTTCGCTTGCAGCAGTGTCTGACGCCAGAGCCTGTGCTTAGCCGAGGCCAACAGCCTGCTTATATGTTGGATGCCCTACTGAATACGGATCTACATACTCAACGACAGGCGAGAGGTGAGTCAATTCCGTCGGCTGAAATAGAGATGGATTTTTTACAAAATCTGTCATTGCAGAAAAAATTAGTCATTTAA
- a CDS encoding YfcZ/YiiS family protein yields the protein MKSIREAQSDTVNDTCTYCGSFVDIGAVIDVDDTQLVMNFAGEQAMADAKQIAQRAVQRFTHTEVNYTETETGVTLTLKFDVSAEKMIFQLENRI from the coding sequence ATGAAATCCATTCGTGAAGCCCAATCAGATACTGTAAATGATACCTGTACTTACTGTGGCAGTTTTGTTGATATCGGCGCTGTGATTGATGTTGATGATACCCAGTTGGTGATGAATTTTGCCGGAGAGCAGGCGATGGCGGATGCTAAGCAGATCGCACAACGCGCGGTACAACGTTTTACCCATACGGAAGTGAATTACACTGAAACTGAAACTGGCGTGACTTTGACCCTGAAATTTGATGTCAGTGCTGAAAAAATGATTTTCCAACTGGAAAATCGTATCTAA